The Poriferisphaera corsica DNA segment GTTGACTCTTTGCCCATTTTTTATGCTCGTGGTTTTATGAAGTAGTTGGCTGCATAGATCGACATATAGCTGAAAATCAGTTATTTCCAAATTATCAATCGTGTCTGATCCACCGAGAAACAGAGGTGTTTTATAACCGACGCATTGTTGGTAATTAAAGTGTTGGTTATAAGTGCTATACCACTCAGTGAAGAAGGGATAGGCAAGTGCATCATCTTGATGATCGATTAGAGCTTGACTATGGAAGCTGATGATATCGAAAGGGATTTCAAGGGCTTCACCTGTACCTGGCTCGATAAGAAGTATTGTCGGTTTGCCGTTTACGGTGTTTTTATGATCAATCACGAAAATTCGTCCAAGCCAATCTCGCGAAAAAGCGACACAGCGACCTTGGGACTTTGGAAAAATGCAATACACAAGTTTGGTAACAGGCTGTATCTCGTCTGCAGATAGTACGGTGTACAGGCCGTTGTTGTAGGATGTGCCGCCTATAGTTTCCACCACAGATTTCAAATCATTATCGACATTGAGTCGGAGTGGCCCGTTTTTAGTATTCGAGCTTGGTGTATAGTTTTGAAGAAATCGGCTGAATGTCATGTTCTGCCCCAGACAATCAATATTCAGATAGGAAACAGGATATTTACATACGGGTTTAATATATATGTAATCAGTGTGAATAAAAAGCTGCGAATCGATCGCAGCTTTGATAGTGTCTAGTTTTTGTTAAAGCTTTAGCTTTAATCCTCAGCGTGGTCTAGGAAGCGGGAGAGGCCGGGGCGGAAGACGACCTTGTTTTCGAATGGTAAAAGCTTTTCATCCAAGTACATTTGAACAGCATTGGAGAGGACGTTGCCTTCGAGTTTTTGGCCTTTTTCGCGGACGTCTTCAGCAGTGTCGTTGCCGACGTTGATGTGGAAGACGTCTTGGAGGATGGTCGGGCCTTCGTCGAGATCTTCGGTGACGAAGTGAGCGGTGCAGCCGGTGACTCGGACGCCGCGTTCCCATGCCTGGTGGTAGGGTTTGGCGCCGGGGAAGTAAGGCAGCAATGAGGGGTGGATATTAATAATACGGTTTGAGTACTTTTTCACCATCTCAGGCGGAATGATCTGCATGTAGCG contains these protein-coding regions:
- a CDS encoding T6SS immunity protein Tdi1 domain-containing protein — translated: MTFSRFLQNYTPSSNTKNGPLRLNVDNDLKSVVETIGGTSYNNGLYTVLSADEIQPVTKLVYCIFPKSQGRCVAFSRDWLGRIFVIDHKNTVNGKPTILLIEPGTGEALEIPFDIISFHSQALIDHQDDALAYPFFTEWYSTYNQHFNYQQCVGYKTPLFLGGSDTIDNLEITDFQLYVDLCSQLLHKTTSIKNGQRVNDIIIKSDKRPKNIKSKILNLLRKK